Proteins found in one Pseudorasbora parva isolate DD20220531a chromosome 11, ASM2467924v1, whole genome shotgun sequence genomic segment:
- the LOC137092481 gene encoding uncharacterized protein: MASVKWLLRDILKNLRKEDMKAFQRHLEISKVPKCKMEDADVIDTVDNMVQFYGEERAVKVTVVILGKINQNELAGQLKNNHKQAQTKAIPADPVLTGATSKPKEDRAWKMDMLGKDLWPESRLLPSSPTGGLIERHMEFRKAGELMRNQDRAWKMDMLGKDLWPESRLLPSSPTGGLIERHMEFRKAGELMRNQDRAWKMDMLGKDLWPESRLLPSSPAGGLIERHMEFRKAGELMRNQGDNIAHRARIDIQKYAHKQVLEMKAEYKCIGLSEEKMVIHAYKKH, encoded by the exons ATGGCGAGTGTTAAATGGCTGCTCAGAGACATATTGAAAAACCTACGAAAAGAGGATATGAAGGCGTTTCAAAGGCACTTAGAGATTTCGAAAGTACCAAAGTGTAAAATGGAGGATGCAGATGTCATAGACACTGTGGATAATATGGTGCAGTTTTATGGAGAAGAAAGAGCTGTGAAGGTCACAGTGGTCATCCTGGGGAAGATTAACCAGAACGAGCTGGCTGGGCAGCTGAAGAACAATCACAAGCAAG ctCAGACTAAGGCCATCCCTGCGGATCCTGTGCTTACTGGAGCCACTTCAAAACCAAAAGAGG ACAGGGCATGGAAAATGGATATGCTAGGAAAGGATCTTTGGCCTGAATCCAGACTTCTCCCCTCATCTCCGACTGGAGGATTAATAGAGCGTCATATGGAGTTCAGGAAAGCTGGAGAACTGATGAGGAACCAAG ACAGGGCATGGAAAATGGATATGCTAGGAAAGGATCTTTGGCCTGAATCCAGACTTCTCCCCTCATCTCCGACTGGAGGATTAATAGAGCGTCATATGGAGTTCAGGAAAGCTGGAGAACTGATGAGGAACCAAG ACAGGGCATGGAAAATGGATATGCTAGGAAAGGATCTTTGGCCTGAATCCAGACTTCTCCCCTCATCTCCGGCTGGAGGATTAATAGAGCGTCATATGGAGTTCAGGAAAGCTGGAGAACTGATGAGGAACCAAG GCGACAACATCGCTCACAGGGCCAGAATCGACATCCAGAAAT ATGCCCACAAGCAAGTTCTGGAAATGAAAGCAGAATATAAATGCATCGGCCTGTCTGAAGAGAAAATGGTGATTCACGCTTACAAAAAGCACTGA